In the Cydia fagiglandana chromosome 14, ilCydFagi1.1, whole genome shotgun sequence genome, one interval contains:
- the LOC134670902 gene encoding BLOC-2 complex member HPS5 homolog, translated as MSSNKLPPYVLLELPPVTDQINFPLKSAQRIKYTCFDVSKSLIAFGATSGGIYIFNGTPCEFVQLIPNKDGAITRVAISKDEKHIACANGRGIVTVTDCDQACAHTVTSKEHAGNEVTAMAWSGNMLFTGDDVGRISVLHLHSFIAKTMFQSSSQTIMSLDSRICQLDMRDCMLLVSTLTRCYVCNTTQEQYRQIGQKLRDGEFGACFVTKDNVENSTENAKDVKEVKKYNMIDDDAGFAVGEKLANTLIYCARPSSRLWEATVDGTVRRTHQFKHCLAKNYKVVTLESYNNENLCIDTDASETEGQSVNFCKIFNVKSAIFSFKKDALYFLNVDDVENTMWFDTYKDIVDCKIYNDELYIWLSNGALVNLKYLKIDKFLLKCYVDEKYALCAEICALFSDYLLSSNLSSKLHILVGLREKLQPDAITNIEKVLDKIDGLKDATQMKSGIFVVDNTYHAQTCLSDDESKTEENKFGNLTPEALQAFKDLGVTVTDKLNSSKKKLKEKWEGFEDKMKHFSIEKQSIQEVQLPERRPRQEDPSEYIPIEVDNDIIYKESSPKAIEIDNKIENLDDKVCKSLYQYFRLSLVSKEEQSNLISIVENYSCDISGIHRLMLLLEDYCISVGAKEESKYAPYNIFLTYLNLSSKKAEYIDAILKDERLYKYFVDSCISVNLKTGKVSEMGCECGFPLPYSKTDEKPMFSALIDEFVEKQWASQTRDQCYDICKKMPYLWRKILYLQRNEDLLNILRILLQMLDENLLHSYLPQFTLETWDRTIQLYVTLHANLCLNCNKKFDNINVKDTLDWDDLGAMIIKSVGGRNAIKLMERHSLLIAPGEISMKFYHTCLMVSLYEKYDSTIVTQLTEVLYNTYEYEDVRNEICQILRTTVNGDIKHTALPIIIAAKSPHWGLKHSNVTDTLSIIIDNIPTLNNGATDCALCGLPLQNEFLIKDGGLWVFRCGHIFHGACLNVNKVKLCPDCLPLAK; from the exons ATGTCTTCTAACAAACTGCCGCCGTATGTTCTGTTGGAGCTTCCTCCCGTGACTGATCAGATAAATTTCCCGTTAAAAAGTGCACAACGAATCAAG taCACATGCTTTGATGTGTCCAAGTCGCTGATAGCATTTGGAGCAACCAGCGGAGGAATCTACATCTTCAATGGGACTCCGTGTGAATTTGTGCAGCTCATTCCAAATAAG GATGGCGCCATCACACGCGTAGCCATATCTAAAGACGAGAAACACATTGCCTGCGCCAACGGGAGGGGTATTGTGACCGTCACCGACTGCGACCAGGCCTGCGCTCATACTGTTACATCCaag GAGCATGCCGGCAACGAGGTGACCGCCATGGCGTGGAGTGGAAACATGCTGTTTACAGGAGACGACGTGGGCCGGATATCCGTCTTACATTTACACAGTTTTATT GCGAAGACCATGTTCCAAAGTTCATCACAGACCATAATGAGTTTAGACTCCCGAATATGTCAGCTAGACATGCGGGACTGCATGCTGCTCGTATCGACACTCACCAGGTGCTATGTCTGCAACACAACCCAAGAGCAATACAGGCAGATTGGCCAGAAACTAAGAGATGGAGAATTCGGAGCATGTTTTGTCACTAAGGATAATGTTGAAAATTCCACAGAAAACGCCAAAGATGTAAAGGAAGTCAAAAAGTATAATATGATTGATGATGATGCTGGATTTGCAGTGGGAGAGAAATTAGCGAATACACTCATATATTGCGCTAGACCGTCGTCTAGGTTATGGGAGGCTACCGTCGATGGTACAGTCAGGAGAACACATCAGTTTAAGCACTGCTTAGCTAAAAATTACAAAGTAGTCACTTTAGAATCatataataatgaaaatttGTGTATAGACACAGATGCAAGCGAAACAGAAGGACAGTCGGTGAATTTTTGcaaaatttttaatgtaaaaagtGCCATATTTAGTTTCAAAAAAGAcgctttatattttttaaatgtcgaTGACGTTGAAAATACTATGTGGTTTGATACATATAAAGATATAGTTGATTGCAAAATATATAATGATGAGCTGTATATATGGCTTAGCAATGGTGCATTGGTGaatttgaaatatttgaaaattgacaaGTTTCTATTAAAGTGCTATGTAGATGAAAAATATGCTCTCTGTGCTGAAATCTGTGCCTTGTTTAGTGATTACTTGCTTTCAAGTAACTTATCGTCAAAATTACACATTTTAGTTGGTCTCAGAGAGAAACTTCAGCCAGATGCGATCACAAACATAGAAAAGGTTTTAGATAAAATTGACGGTTTAAAAGATGCAACTCAAATGAAATCTGGCATTTTTGTTGTTGACAACACTTATCATGCTCAGACATGTCTGTCTGACGATGAATCTAAAACTGAAGAAAATAAATTTGGAAATTTAACACCGGAGGCATTACAAGCTTTCAAAGATTTAGGAGTTACAGTGACTGACAAACTTAATTCTAGCAAAAAGAAATTGAAAGAGAAATGGGAAGGGTTCGAAGATAAAATGAAACATTTCAGTATTGAGAAGCAAAGTATACAAGAGGTACAATTGCCAGAAAGGAGACCACGGCAAGAAGATCCTAGCGAATATATTCCTATAGAAGTAGATAACGATATTATTTACAAAGAGTCTAGTCCAAAGGCCATAGAAATAGACAATAAAATAGAAAATCTAGATGATAAAGTGTGTAAATCGCTGTATCAATATTTTAGACTAAGTTTAGTTAGTAAAGAAGAACAATCGAATTTAATATCAATAGTAGAAAACTATTCCTGTGATATTAGTGGAATACATCGACTTATGTTATTACTGGAAGATTATTGCATATCCGTAGGTGCTAAGGAAGAATCAAAATATGCACCTTACAATATATTCCTAACTTATTTAAACTTATCATCAAAGAAAGCTGAATATATAGATGCGATATTAAAAGATGAAAGATTATACAAATACTTTGTTGACTCCTGTATATCTGTGAATCTTAAAACTGGAAAAGTCTCAGAAATGGGTTGCGAATGTGGATTCCCTTTACCATATTCGAAAACAGATGAAAAACCTATGTTTTCAGCATTAATAGATGAATTTGTAGAAAAGCAATGGGCGAGTCAGACCAGAGACCAATGCTACGACATTTGCAAGAAAATGCCGTATTTATGGAGAAAGATATTGTATCTACAAAGAAACGAAGaccttttaaacattttacggATATTATTGCAAATGTTAGATGAAAACTTACTTCATTCATATCTCCCCCAATTCACATTAGAGACATGGGATCGTACTATACAATTGTACGTCACTCTTCATGCAAATTTATGTTTGAATTGTAATAAAAAGTTTGACAATATCAACGTAAAGGATACATTAGACTGGGATGATTTAGGAGCGATGATAATCAAGTCAGTGGGTGGAAGGAATGCTATTAAACTGATGGAGAGACATTCATTATTGATAGCGCCGGGCGAGATCAGTATGAAATTCTATCATACTTGTTTGATGGTGTCGTTGTATGAGAAGTATGACAGTACTATAGTGACGCAGCTAACTGAGGTGTTGTACAACACTTATGAATATGAGGATGTGAGAAATGAG atctgtcaaattctacgcaCAACTGTCAACGGGGACATCAAGCACACAGCACTACCCATCATCATAGCAGCAAAATCCCCACACTGGGGACTCAAGCATTCAAACGTTACTGACACACTGTCAATAATTATTGACAATATTCCCACGCTCAATAACGGAGCTACGGACTGCGCGTTATGTGGGTTGCCGTTGCAGAATGAGTTTTTAATCAAAGATGGCGGACTGTGGGTGTTCCGGTGTGGCCATATTTTCCATGGGGCATGTTTAAATgttaataaagttaaattgtgCCCCGATTGTTTGCCCTTGGCTAAGTAA